One Falco peregrinus isolate bFalPer1 chromosome 6, bFalPer1.pri, whole genome shotgun sequence DNA segment encodes these proteins:
- the DRAM1 gene encoding DNA damage-regulated autophagy modulator protein 1 isoform X2 has translation MLSFSYRVPCLFHGGCSYLCTIANNDTGTKPPESGIFGFMINISALLGVITMYIRYLLIEKQNESSHFVRSSCNVFSLCIGLMGCIGMGIVATFQELSVPSVHDIGALVAFGSGVVYITLQSIISYKSCPQWNTYFVCHIRMAISVISCIAFIPMIVFASEISMTKIDWIPGEKDYTYHFVSAICEWMVAFGFIFFFLTFIRDFQRVSLRISTEICEDS, from the exons ATGCTGTCATTTTCATACAGGGTTCCTTGTCTTTTCCATGGTGGTTGTTCTTACCTGTGCACCATTGCAAATAA TGACACTGGGACTAAACCTCCAGAGAGTGGTATCTTTGGTTTTATGATTAATATTTCAGCACTTTTAG gtGTAATTACAATGTACATCAGGTATTTATTAATAGAGAAGCAAAATGAGTCATCGCACTTTGTTAGGTCTTCGTGCAACGTGTTTTCATTGTGTATTGGATTGATGGGCTGTATTGGAATGGGCATAGTTGCAACTTTTCAG GAGCTGTCTGTTCCCAGTGTCCATGACATAGGAGCTTTGGTGGCGTTTGGCTCCGGTGTTGTATACATTACACTTCAGTCTATAATCTCTTACAAGTCCTGTCCACAATGGAACACTTACTTTGTGTGTCACATAAGGATGGCCATATCTGTAATATCATGCATTGCTTTCATTCCCA TGATTGTGTTTGCTTCAGAAATCTCCATGACAAAAATTGATTGGATTCCAGGTGAAAAG GATTATACTTACCATTTTGTGAGTGCGATCTGTGAATGGATGGTGGCCTTTGGGTTtatcttcttctttttaacaTTCATTAGAGATTTTCAG agagTTTCTTTAAGGATATCAACAGAAATATGTGAAGACTCCTGA